A segment of the Triticum urartu cultivar G1812 chromosome 1, Tu2.1, whole genome shotgun sequence genome:
cgaagacgatcttcctcaaggagtgttgtgtcatcttgccgcaattgctcttgctcaagctcgtcataagcgagtactcgaggtgacccgtatatgagttccgtggggagaactgcttctgccccgtataccagggcaaagggtgtcttggctggtggctcgatttggtgtcgttctgattgaccaaagaaccgccggcaattcatcaatccagcgccttccactcttgtgcagtctttcaaaggtctttgtcctcaggcctcgcagtacttcagcattttccctctcagcttgaccattgcttcttgggtgagcaacggaagcgaaacagaccttgctgccgaggtcttgaatatattgcatgaaggtgtggcttgtgaactgcgtgccgttgtcggtgatgaccctattgggtacaccaaaacggcacaccagtcctttgaagaacttgacggctgactgtgctgtgaccttcctcactacttccacttctggccactttgtgaacttgtcgattgcaacatacaagtactcaaagccccccgcagcgcgggggaaagggcccagtatgtcgagcccctagaccgagaaaggccaggagagaggaatggtttgaagggcttgagctggctgatgaagcttctttgaatggaactgacacgcttcacacctggtgactagtgtcgtcgcatcctggagggtggtgggccagaagaagccttgccgaaatgctttgccggcaagggccctatgtgggatccacatacgcctccatgtatctccgccaacagccccagtccttcctctcgagggatacacttcaatttaacaccgttcggcctctttctgtacaggacgtcatcgacgaactggtacatagtagagcgacgggctactttttccgcttcttcctgctcctcaggaagttcccttgtttggaggaatcggacggtatgttgtgcccacgctggagcctggggctcgacggcgaggactaaaggcatttcctccgctataggaGCAGCTGTCTCcacggcaagagcttgatgctccgTCGGAGCTAGCCTTCCTGTGGCGTGCTcagtgtctccggcaacatccttgccggcgacttcggggagctcggcggaaaagtacttgccgggccctgattttctcctcttgttctgctctattgatggatcaacggatggctgagttagccgaagcacaaaggtacctggttccacaggtagcttgagggcagcgcattttgacaggtaatcggtgATGTCATTCTCCGCTCGGGTAACGTGttctgcctgtataccgtcaaaacgctcttccagctttctcacttcatcgacgtagcccttcatcaacgggctctagtaatccttgttgacttgcttgatgacaagttgcgagtcgcccctgacgacgagtttcttgattccgaggtccgccgcgatcctaagaccagcaagcagccgtattgtttgttgacacctccctggggaagtgcatctggatcacgtacttgaggtgctctccggtgggcgcgacaagcagtacgccagccccggcgccctgtaaggagaaagctccatcaaagtacatgattgAAATGTATATATTCTGCTTAAAGTTGCAATCTTTCACCATTCCTTGTTCAGGATTCGAATCGAAAACACAGTTACCACAAATGAGGTATGCAAAACCATCCAACCCAATGAATGAAccaaaaaagaaaaggaaagaaacaACAAACAAACAAGTTTCAGCCGGTGATCATGGTGCCGGTGCCCTCGTCGGTGAGGATCTCGAGCAGGAGAGAGTGCGGGACGCGGCCGTCAATGATGCTGGCCGTGTGCACGCCCTGCGCCAGTGCGCGCACGCAGCACTCCACCTTGGGTATCATGCCCCCACCCACCTTCCCCTCGGCCACCATCCGCCGGACGCCGGCGATGTCAATCTCCTTCACCAGGCTCCCGGGGTCGTCCCGGTCCGCGAGTATGCCGGACACGTCAGTGATCAGCAGCAGCTTCTCGGCGCCAATGGCAGCCGCGATCTCCCCCGCCGCAGTGTCGGCGTTGATGTTGTAGGCCTGCCCGGTCTCGTCTGCGGCCACGGTGGCGATGACCGGGATGTGGCCGGAGGCGATGATCGGGCGGAGCACGGAGGGGTCGACGCGCGTGACCTCGCCGACGAACCCGAGGGCCGCGGCGtcgggggaggggcgcgcggtgAGGAGGCGCGCGTCCTTGCCGCAGAGGCCGACGGCGGTGGCGCCGGCGAGGCTGATGAGGGAGACGAGCTGCTTGTTGACCTTGCCGACCAGCACCATCTCGACGACCTCCATGGTGAGCGCGTCGGTGACGCGGAGGCCGTTGCGGAACTGCGGCTCGACGCCGACGCGCTGCAGCCAGGAGTTGATCTCCGGGCCGCCGCCGTGCACGAGCACGGGGCGCAGGCCGACGCAGGAGAGCAGGACCAGGTCGCGGATCACCGACGCCTGCAGCTCCGGCGACTTCATGGCCGCGCCGCCGTACTTGACCACCACCGTCTTGCCCTTGAACCGCTGGATGAAGGGGAGCGCCT
Coding sequences within it:
- the LOC125511129 gene encoding acetylglutamate kinase-like, which codes for MLLTKPHPALTLPSASLPNPTLNAARVRPLASSAPHGRRGRRVSASSSPAPAQAASAALSRVDVLSEALPFIQRFKGKTVVVKYGGAAMKSPELQASVIRDLVLLSCVGLRPVLVHGGGPEINSWLQRVGVEPQFRNGLRVTDALTMEVVEMVLVGKVNKQLVSLISLAGATAVGLCGKDARLLTARPSPDAAALGFVGEVTRVDPSVLRPIIASGHIPVIATVAADETGQAYNINADTAAGEIAAAIGAEKLLLITDVSGILADRDDPGSLVKEIDIAGVRRMVAEGKVGGGMIPKVECCVRALAQGVHTASIIDGRVPHSLLLEILTDEGTGTMITG